From the genome of Apodemus sylvaticus chromosome 3, mApoSyl1.1, whole genome shotgun sequence, one region includes:
- the Fam110d gene encoding protein FAM110D, giving the protein MLLASPTTPSRGRTPSAVERLEADKAKYVKTHQVIVRRQEPALRGGPGPLTPHPCNELGASASPRTPGPARRGSGRRQPRPDSLIFYRQKRDCKASVNKENAKGQGLVRRLFLGATRDAAPSSPAPTERPGAPAVWAGSPETPEATGKRALCPTCSLPLSEKERFFNYCGLERALVEVLGAERFSPQSWGAEHGPQVPTSPPPGSGDTSDWTSSDRDAGSPDCAGGGGGGSEAAGSARDGRPTVSVVERNARVIQWLYGCQRARAPPRESEV; this is encoded by the coding sequence ATGCTCCTGGCCTCACCCACTACACCATCGAGGGGACGAACCCCCAGCGCCGTGGAGAGGCTGGAGGCCGACAAAGCCAAGTACGTCAAGACGCACCAGGTGATCGTACGCCGCCAGGAGCCAGCCCTGCGCGGGGGACCGGGACCACTGACGCCACACCCTTGCAATGAGCTGGGGGCCTCTGCATCGCCTAGAACGCCTGGGCCTGCCCGCCGGGGTAGCGGCAGGCGACAGCCAAGACCTGACTCCCTTATCTTCTACCGCCAGAAGAGGGACTGCAAGGCTTCAGTAAACAAAGAGAACGCCAAGGGCCAGGGGCTAGTACGACGCCTTTTCCTGGGTGCCACCCGGGACGCTGCCCCGAGCAGTCCGGCACCTACAGAGAGACCTGGGGCTCCCGCGGTGTGGGCCGGGTCCCCGGAGACTCCGGAGGCGACAGGAAAGCGCGCGCTGTGCCCCACGTGCTCGCTGCCACTGTCGGAGAAGGAGCGATTCTTCAACTACTGCGGCTTGGAGCGAGCGCTGGTGGAAGTGCTGGGCGCCGAGCGCTTCTCCCCGCAGAGCTGGGGCGCAGAGCACGGTCCGCAGGTCCCAACGTCGCCGCCTCCCGGCTCCGGGGACACCAGCGATTGGACATCCAGCGACAGGGACGCAGGTAGCCCGGACTGTgcgggcggtggcggcggcggctcAGAGGCTGCGGGGTCCGCGCGGGACGGACGCCCCACGGTGTCGGTGGTGGAACGCAACGCGCGCGTCATCCAATGGTTGTACGGCTGCCAGCGCGCGCGCGCCCCGCCGCGCGAGTCCGAGGTGTGA